The DNA region CGGACATTACCCTTAAACGTTTGATAGATGTTTTTTCACTTGGAATTAGTCAGGCGGCTCTTTGCAAGAGGTTAAAACACTTAGGCTACACATTAAAAAAAAGACGTTATATCCGGCAGAGCAAAAACGAGAAGACGTTTTGCGCAAGCATGCCGAATTGGTAGAGCAAACACGGTCTTTTCTTGATGTAAGCAGGCTTGTTTCCCTTGATGAAAGTAGCATAAACACAGGAATGACACGCCTTTATGGTCGTGCGCTCAAAAACGAAAGAATTAAAGGCTATGTTCCTGATGTAAGGTTTCAAAGGATTTCGGTTTTGTCATCTATCGGGCTTGACAGAGCGCAAGTCCCATTAGTTTTTAACGGAACGCTTAATGGAGAACTGTTTAAGGAATACATTAGTCGGTCTCTTGCTGCGTCATTATCAAAAGACGATATACTTATCATGGACAACTCAAGTGTTCACAAATCGAAAATCGTGATAAAAGAGTTAAAAAAAGCGGTTTAAATGTGTCTGTTGCACAAGTATGATTTTCAGAACGGACTATTAGAGGATTTTTATTTATTCAGATACAACAATAAGTAAAAAAGCTGACTATGGTTCGCCAAAACCTTAAAAATTCGTCC from Chitinispirillales bacterium includes:
- a CDS encoding transposase, translating into MRKHAELVEQTRSFLDVSRLVSLDESSINTGMTRLYGRALKNERIKGYVPDVRFQRISVLSSIGLDRAQVPLVFNGTLNGELFKEYISRSLAASLSKDDILIMDNSSVHKSKIVIKELKKAV